TCCGGCTCGCGCGACGCACCCTCCCCGGACCCGCGCACCACAACGTGCTGATCCCATACCTTCTCCGCCAACGTACGCGGGGTCATCCATCCACCTCGACTCATGCGGTTCTGTGCTCGGCCGGCAATTCGCGGCCCGCAGAGACAATCTCGACTCGGGAATGCAATCTCAACCTTCGAGACGATAGTATCGCTTCATGAGACATACTAGCGGCATCGGCGTTCTCGACAAAGCCGTGACGGTGCTGCACGCGGTTGCCGAAGAACCGTGCAATCTCAACCAACTCTGTCTCCGTACCGGACTGCCCCGCGCGACCGCACATCGACTCGCCGTCGGACTCGAAACGCATCGGTTGTTGGCTCGCGACGACGACGGCGCGTGGCGACCCGGCCCGGCCCTGGCCGAGTTGGGCGCCCGGGCCGCCGACCCACTGATCACCGCTGCGACCAATGTGTTGCCCCGACTGCGGGAGATCACCGGCGAGAGTGTCCAGCTGTACCGGCGCGACGGCGCGGTCCGGATCTGTGTCGCGGCAATGGAGCCGCCGGCGGGCCTTCGCGACACCGTGCTGGTCGGCGCCCGGCTGCCGATGACCGCCGGATCCGGGGCAAAGGTGTTGCTCGCCTGGGCGGACTCGCATACCCAACGCACGCTGCTGACCGAATCCGCCTTCACCGAGCGCACGATCGCCGAGGTCCGCCGCCGCGGCTGGGCCCAGAGCGCCGGGGAGCGAGCGGCGGGCGTAGCGAGTGTTTCTGCACCGGTGCGAGATTCGGCCGGCTCGGTGATTGCTGCGGTGTCGGTGTCCGGCCCGATCGACCGGATGGGCAGGCGGCCGGGGGCCCGCTGGGCGGCCGACCTGCTCGCCGCCGCCGACGCACTGCATAAGCGCCTCTGACGGCACGCCGCTCGGTAAAGTCACCGAATGAGCCGGAATCAGCGCGCACAGATCGTCATGACCGACAGCGAGATCATGGATTTCCTGCAGCACAGCCGGATCGCCACGATGGCGACGCTCGGCCGCGACGGGATGCCGCATCTGGTCGCGATGTGGTACGGCCTGCTGGACGGCGACGTGTGGTTCGAGACCAAGGCCAAGTCGCAGAAAGTGGTGAACCTGCGCCGCGACAACCGGATCACGTGCCTGGTCGAGGCCGGCGACACCTACGACAGCCTGCGTGGCGTATCGCTGGAGGGTCGGGCCGACATCGTGGACGATCCGGCCACCCTGCACCGGCTCGGCGTCAGCGTCTGGGAACGCTACAACGGTCCGTACAGCGACGAGGTCGAGCCGTTGGTCGCGGCGATGATGAACAAGCGAGTCGCCGTCCGGGTACGCGCCGAACGCGCCCGCAGCTGGGATCACCGCAAGCTGGGCCTACCGGCGATGCCACTGGCCGGATCCACCGCGCCCACGGCGGACTGAAAGTATCGAGCCGCAACATCCAGGACAGAAACGGAGCGAGATGATCGACTTCAGTATCCCCGCGGAGGTCGCCGCCCTCCGCGACGAGATCCGCGCGTTCGTGGTGGAAGAGATCGTGCCCTACGAGACCGATCCACGCCTGACCCAGCACGGCCCGAACGACGACCTCCGCGCCGAACTCGTCGAACGGGCGCGCAACCGCGGCCTGCTCACCTTCCAGGCCGATCGCCGGTTCGGCGGTCGCGGACCGTCGCACGTCGACCAGGCGGTGCTCTTCGAGGCCGCCGGCTGGTCGACGTTGGGACCGGTCGCGCTGAACTGCGCAGCACCGGACGAAGGCAACATGTTCCTGTTGTCGAAGATCGCGAACGAAGCCCAGGCGGAAAGCTTCCTGGTTCCGGTCATCGACGGGCATCAACGTTCGGTCTTCGCGATGACCGAACCGGGCGGCGCCGGATCGGATCCGGGGCAACTGGCCACCCAGGCCGTGTTCGACGGCACCGAGTACACGGTGAACGGCCGCAAGTGGCTGATCACCGGGGCGCCGGGCGCCAAGACCTGGATCATCATGGCCGACGTCCAGTCGAATTCGCACGGCCCGGCCGGCCCGACGCTGTTCCTCTGCGACG
Above is a genomic segment from Skermania piniformis containing:
- a CDS encoding IclR family transcriptional regulator; its protein translation is MRHTSGIGVLDKAVTVLHAVAEEPCNLNQLCLRTGLPRATAHRLAVGLETHRLLARDDDGAWRPGPALAELGARAADPLITAATNVLPRLREITGESVQLYRRDGAVRICVAAMEPPAGLRDTVLVGARLPMTAGSGAKVLLAWADSHTQRTLLTESAFTERTIAEVRRRGWAQSAGERAAGVASVSAPVRDSAGSVIAAVSVSGPIDRMGRRPGARWAADLLAAADALHKRL
- a CDS encoding pyridoxamine 5'-phosphate oxidase family protein — protein: MSRNQRAQIVMTDSEIMDFLQHSRIATMATLGRDGMPHLVAMWYGLLDGDVWFETKAKSQKVVNLRRDNRITCLVEAGDTYDSLRGVSLEGRADIVDDPATLHRLGVSVWERYNGPYSDEVEPLVAAMMNKRVAVRVRAERARSWDHRKLGLPAMPLAGSTAPTAD